One Nonomuraea angiospora DNA segment encodes these proteins:
- a CDS encoding TRM11 family SAM-dependent methyltransferase, translating into MHTFAVARAVHGIEPLVATEIRRSRLGVVRGVRHREVWFEAAPGADLTGLRTADDVLLAAAVVDGIGHGRSALRRLALAARSVDLGGLTGSGVEVSASFVGRRNYTRFEIEDAVGAELARPLRLPYHSRRDGARPPREAMSWRVTIEGDRALIALRLADRPLHRRAYKTDSIRGTLHPPVAAAMAALGRLGGAGTVLDPCCGAGTTLIEARALAPGARLLGFDHDPAALRAATANARADTRQAGVGGGAAFGWGVADGGRIPVAGGSVDRVLVNPPWGRQVPPRGLLARDLGPLWREVRRVLAGDGLAVALVHDGIPRGFALEEAVRVSLSGRHPVIAVLRKEGGPVRR; encoded by the coding sequence GTGCATACCTTTGCCGTGGCCAGGGCGGTGCATGGCATCGAGCCCCTGGTGGCCACGGAGATTCGACGTTCCCGGCTGGGCGTGGTGCGCGGGGTGCGCCATCGCGAGGTGTGGTTCGAGGCCGCGCCGGGGGCCGACCTGACGGGCCTGCGGACCGCGGACGACGTGCTGCTGGCCGCCGCCGTGGTGGACGGGATCGGCCACGGCCGCTCAGCGCTGCGCCGGCTGGCCCTCGCGGCCCGCTCCGTGGACCTGGGAGGGCTGACGGGCAGCGGGGTGGAGGTGTCGGCGTCGTTCGTCGGGCGGCGCAACTACACCCGGTTCGAGATCGAGGACGCGGTCGGGGCCGAGCTGGCGCGGCCGCTGCGGCTGCCGTACCACTCCAGGAGGGACGGGGCGCGGCCGCCGCGGGAGGCGATGTCGTGGCGGGTCACGATCGAAGGCGACCGGGCGCTCATCGCGCTGCGGCTGGCGGACCGGCCGCTGCACCGGCGGGCGTACAAGACGGACTCGATCCGGGGCACGCTGCACCCGCCGGTGGCCGCCGCCATGGCGGCGCTGGGCCGCCTCGGGGGCGCGGGGACGGTGCTCGACCCGTGCTGCGGCGCGGGCACGACGCTCATCGAGGCCCGCGCGCTGGCCCCGGGGGCGCGTCTCCTGGGCTTCGACCACGACCCGGCCGCACTCCGCGCGGCGACCGCCAACGCACGGGCCGATACGCGGCAGGCCGGGGTCGGGGGCGGGGCGGCGTTCGGGTGGGGTGTGGCGGACGGCGGACGGATCCCTGTGGCCGGCGGAAGCGTGGACCGGGTGCTGGTGAACCCGCCCTGGGGGCGTCAGGTGCCGCCCCGCGGGCTGCTCGCGCGGGACCTCGGCCCGCTGTGGCGGGAGGTCCGGCGGGTGCTGGCCGGCGACGGGCTCGCCGTGGCGCTGGTGCACGACGGGATCCCGCGCGGGTTCGCGCTGGAGGAGGCGGTCCGGGTCAGCCTCTCGGGGCGGCATCCGGTGATCGCGGTCCTCAGGAAGGAGGGCGGCCCCGTCAGGAGGTGA
- a CDS encoding cytochrome P450, translating into MTLSADPDLSQIPFWGLPQSERNEAFRRLRQIDRPVFMREQILPFIGGGPGFYALVRHADVTEASRNAAVFSSEPCSNSIPDMPRWLSVYFGSMINMDDPKHAQLRRVVSRAFTPRILAKMEEDLATAAAEIVGEAIEQGPGDFVAQVAAKLPVRVICDMMGIPAEFHDMVLQQTNVILGNADPEYTGVGTDLTRRNVAKGLAKLLRAGYSLNRLAARLGDERRKRPTGDLVSLLVNGEERLSPQQLGSFFILLVVAGSETTRNAIAHGLKLFTEHPDQRAILLNNFDGHIVTACDEIIRYATPVIQFRRTLTRDHEMNGMRYKKGDKVLLFYNSANRDEAVFADPDTFDITRDPNPHVGFGGPGPHYCLGAHLARREMTVMFRELFTRMPHIRAVGEPDHLLSNFINGIKHMSYTF; encoded by the coding sequence ATGACACTGTCCGCTGACCCGGACCTGTCGCAGATCCCGTTCTGGGGCCTGCCGCAGTCCGAGCGTAACGAGGCCTTCCGCAGGCTCAGACAGATCGACCGCCCGGTCTTCATGCGGGAGCAGATCCTGCCCTTCATCGGCGGCGGCCCCGGCTTCTACGCCCTGGTGCGCCACGCCGACGTGACCGAGGCCAGCAGGAACGCGGCCGTGTTCAGCAGCGAGCCCTGCTCCAACAGCATCCCCGACATGCCCCGCTGGCTGAGCGTGTACTTCGGCTCCATGATCAACATGGACGACCCCAAGCACGCGCAGTTACGGCGGGTCGTCTCCAGGGCGTTCACGCCGCGCATCCTGGCGAAGATGGAGGAGGACCTCGCCACGGCCGCCGCCGAGATCGTGGGCGAGGCGATCGAGCAGGGCCCGGGCGACTTCGTCGCGCAGGTGGCCGCCAAGCTCCCCGTACGCGTCATCTGCGACATGATGGGGATCCCGGCCGAGTTCCATGACATGGTGCTGCAGCAGACCAACGTCATCCTCGGCAACGCCGACCCCGAATACACCGGCGTCGGCACCGACCTCACCCGCCGCAACGTCGCCAAGGGCCTGGCCAAGCTGCTGCGCGCCGGCTACTCCCTCAACCGGCTGGCCGCCCGCCTGGGCGACGAGCGGCGCAAGCGCCCCACGGGCGACCTGGTCAGCCTGCTGGTCAACGGCGAGGAGCGGCTCAGCCCGCAGCAGCTCGGGTCGTTCTTCATCCTGCTCGTGGTGGCGGGCAGCGAGACCACCCGCAACGCCATCGCGCACGGCCTCAAGCTCTTCACCGAGCACCCCGACCAGCGCGCGATCCTGCTCAACAACTTCGACGGCCACATCGTCACCGCGTGCGACGAGATCATCCGCTACGCCACGCCGGTGATCCAGTTCCGCCGCACGCTGACGCGCGACCACGAGATGAACGGCATGCGGTACAAGAAGGGCGACAAGGTGCTGCTCTTCTACAACTCCGCCAACCGCGACGAGGCCGTCTTCGCCGACCCCGACACCTTCGACATCACCCGCGACCCCAACCCGCACGTCGGCTTCGGCGGGCCCGGGCCGCACTACTGCCTGGGCGCGCACCTGGCGCGCAGGGAGATGACCGTGATGTTCCGCGAGCTGTTCACCCGGATGCCGCACATCAGGGCCGTGGGCGAGCCCGACCACCTGCTGTCCAACTTCATCAACGGCATCAAGCACATGAGCTACACCTTCTGA
- a CDS encoding long-chain-fatty-acid--CoA ligase, whose amino-acid sequence MLNLSTVLEDSARNTPDGTAIVFGDMRLPYSMIDTVANQVANLLVARGVGKGDKVALACPNLPYFPFVYFGILKVGATVVPLNVLLQSREITYHLGDSDAKAFFCFEGTAELPLGERGKAGFEAAEGCEHFFVLPATPLATESEHGESIWAALGGMAGEFETVQTAPDDTAVILYTSGTTGQPKGAELSHQNMLLNAMVSDKMFPRSDEHDTYLAVLPLFHSFGQTVVMNTGFLRGATVVLLPRFDPGDALALMAKEGVTFFAGVPTMYWGMLTKIHADGVEVPRSLRVAVAGGASSPVEVLKDFERTFGIGILEGYGLSETSPVASFNQLGRPTKPGTIGTPIWGVEMKLVDGDWKTIEGEGPGEIAVRGHNVMKGYYGRPEATAEVMNDGWFRTGDIATRDADGYYSIIDRAKDMIIRGGFNVYPRELEEVLMTHEAVSLAAVVGVAHESHGEEIKAYVIPAPGSTITEDELIAWAKDNMAAYKYPRIVEFRDSLPMTATGKILKRELR is encoded by the coding sequence ATGCTCAACCTGTCGACCGTCCTGGAGGACAGCGCCAGGAACACCCCTGACGGCACCGCCATCGTCTTCGGCGACATGCGGCTGCCGTACTCCATGATCGACACCGTCGCCAACCAGGTCGCGAACCTCCTGGTCGCCCGAGGGGTCGGCAAGGGGGACAAGGTGGCGCTGGCGTGCCCCAACCTGCCGTACTTCCCGTTCGTCTACTTCGGCATCCTGAAGGTCGGCGCCACGGTGGTGCCGCTCAACGTGCTGCTGCAGTCGCGGGAGATCACCTACCATCTCGGCGACAGCGACGCCAAGGCCTTCTTCTGCTTCGAGGGCACCGCCGAGCTGCCGCTGGGCGAGCGCGGCAAGGCGGGCTTCGAGGCCGCGGAGGGCTGCGAGCACTTCTTCGTGCTGCCCGCGACCCCGCTGGCGACCGAGTCCGAGCACGGCGAGTCGATCTGGGCGGCGCTGGGCGGCATGGCGGGCGAGTTCGAGACCGTGCAGACGGCGCCGGACGACACCGCCGTGATCCTCTACACCTCGGGCACCACGGGCCAGCCCAAGGGCGCCGAGCTCAGCCACCAGAACATGCTGCTCAACGCCATGGTCTCCGACAAGATGTTCCCCCGCTCGGACGAGCACGACACGTACCTGGCGGTCCTGCCGCTGTTCCACTCCTTCGGCCAGACCGTGGTCATGAACACCGGCTTCCTGCGCGGCGCCACCGTCGTGCTGCTGCCGCGCTTCGACCCCGGCGACGCGCTCGCGCTCATGGCCAAGGAGGGCGTCACGTTCTTCGCCGGGGTGCCGACGATGTACTGGGGCATGCTCACCAAGATCCACGCGGACGGCGTGGAGGTGCCCCGCTCCCTGCGCGTCGCCGTCGCGGGCGGCGCGTCCTCGCCGGTGGAGGTGCTCAAGGACTTCGAGCGCACCTTCGGCATCGGCATCCTGGAGGGGTACGGCCTGTCGGAGACCTCGCCGGTGGCCAGCTTCAACCAGCTCGGCCGCCCCACCAAGCCCGGCACCATCGGCACCCCGATCTGGGGCGTGGAGATGAAGCTGGTCGATGGCGACTGGAAGACCATCGAGGGCGAGGGCCCCGGCGAGATCGCCGTCCGCGGCCACAACGTCATGAAGGGCTACTACGGCCGCCCGGAGGCGACGGCCGAGGTGATGAACGACGGCTGGTTCCGCACGGGCGACATCGCGACCCGTGACGCGGACGGCTACTATTCCATCATCGACCGAGCCAAGGACATGATCATCCGGGGCGGCTTCAACGTCTATCCGCGGGAGCTCGAAGAGGTCCTGATGACCCACGAGGCCGTGTCGCTGGCCGCCGTGGTGGGGGTCGCGCACGAGTCCCACGGCGAGGAGATCAAGGCGTACGTCATCCCCGCGCCGGGCTCGACGATCACCGAGGACGAGCTGATCGCCTGGGCCAAGGACAACATGGCGGCCTACAAGTACCCCCGGATCGTCGAGTTCCGCGACTCCCTGCCGATGACGGCCACGGGCAAGATCCTCAAGCGCGAGCTGCGGTAA
- a CDS encoding alpha/beta fold hydrolase: MEIRTIHANGVEFAYLSLGEGPLALCLHGFPDSAHTWRHLMPALAQRGYRAVAPFMRGYAPTEVPADGAYEDAALVADVRALHEELGGDEDAVVIGHDWGAFPTYHLAGRFRRAVTLAVPPPGSLGAGFLEYEHLKRSFYVFLFQTAVGEAAAASPGFLENLWHEWSPGYDAREDLEFVRRSIGEPANLSAALGYYRAMLGTTPPSGRYPALEGGITAPVLYLHGAQDGCLSAELAKNAMSHLPPGSRAELVAGAGHFLHLERPAEVNRLILDWLGSPSAAELTQVRPRGFTS, encoded by the coding sequence ATGGAGATCAGGACTATCCACGCCAACGGAGTGGAGTTCGCGTATCTGTCGTTGGGTGAGGGGCCGCTGGCGCTGTGCCTGCACGGCTTCCCCGACTCCGCGCACACCTGGCGGCACCTGATGCCCGCGCTGGCCCAGCGCGGCTACCGCGCGGTCGCGCCGTTCATGCGGGGATACGCGCCCACCGAGGTGCCCGCCGACGGCGCGTACGAGGACGCCGCGCTGGTCGCCGACGTCCGCGCGCTGCACGAGGAACTCGGGGGCGACGAGGACGCGGTCGTCATCGGTCACGACTGGGGCGCCTTCCCCACGTACCACCTGGCAGGACGTTTCCGGCGCGCCGTCACGCTCGCGGTGCCGCCGCCCGGCTCGCTCGGCGCCGGGTTCCTGGAGTACGAGCATCTCAAGCGGTCCTTCTACGTCTTCCTCTTCCAGACGGCAGTGGGCGAGGCGGCCGCCGCGAGCCCCGGCTTCCTCGAGAACCTCTGGCACGAGTGGTCGCCCGGCTACGACGCGCGCGAGGACCTGGAGTTCGTACGGCGCAGCATCGGCGAGCCCGCCAACCTGAGCGCCGCCCTCGGCTACTACCGGGCCATGCTCGGCACCACGCCTCCGTCCGGCCGCTACCCGGCCCTGGAGGGCGGGATCACCGCCCCCGTCCTCTACCTGCACGGCGCCCAGGACGGATGCCTGAGCGCCGAGCTGGCCAAGAACGCGATGAGCCACCTGCCCCCGGGGTCGCGGGCCGAACTGGTGGCGGGCGCCGGGCACTTCCTCCACCTGGAGCGCCCGGCCGAGGTCAACCGGCTGATCCTGGACTGGCTCGGCTCGCCGTCCGCGGCCGAGCTGACCCAGGTCCGCCCGCGGGGGTTCACCTCCTGA
- a CDS encoding GMC family oxidoreductase has protein sequence MEYDYVIVGAGSAGCVLANRLSADPGVTVALVEAGGQDDKLEIRMPAGFAKLFKTDYDWNYTTAKQGEMSGRELYWPRGRVIGGSSSLNAQMWVRGCERDYDQWGVPGWSYREVLPYFTRAEHRLGSNEGGVYGTSGPLYISELRSPNVTTAAFLQACEELGLTRLSELNGPSNEGYCPTPVTQNRGRRWSSADAYLRPAKGRPNLHVVTGATVDRVVFEGRRAIGIEYGGGAQVRAKGEVILSAGAIGSPYLLMRSGVGAPDELRDAGVTVVRELPEVGKNLQDHLSSGVFVECKQPVTLTKAESISNLLRYIVLRSGMLTTNVGEAVAFIRTSAEEPAPDIELIFAPGPFVDHGLTPPTGHGLTVGVVLLQPESRGRVGLNGRDVVIDPAYLSAEADVKRLVAGLKTAKQVFATAAMKPWAGGPMAPYWGPESDEELARWVRERGETLYHPVGTCRMGTDDASVVDPSLRVRGVEGLRVADVSVMPTLIRGHTHAPAIMIGEKAADLIGKHR, from the coding sequence ATGGAGTACGACTACGTGATCGTCGGGGCGGGATCCGCCGGGTGCGTGCTGGCCAACAGGCTCTCGGCCGATCCCGGCGTGACGGTCGCGCTGGTCGAGGCGGGCGGCCAGGACGACAAGCTGGAGATCCGCATGCCCGCGGGCTTCGCCAAGCTGTTCAAGACCGACTACGACTGGAACTACACCACGGCCAAGCAGGGCGAGATGTCGGGCCGCGAGCTCTACTGGCCCCGGGGCCGCGTGATCGGCGGCTCGTCCTCGCTCAACGCCCAGATGTGGGTGCGCGGCTGCGAGCGCGACTACGACCAGTGGGGCGTCCCCGGCTGGTCGTACCGCGAGGTCCTGCCGTACTTCACCAGGGCCGAGCACCGCCTCGGCAGCAACGAGGGCGGCGTCTACGGCACCTCCGGGCCCCTCTACATCTCCGAGCTGCGCAGCCCCAACGTCACCACCGCCGCCTTCCTCCAGGCGTGCGAGGAGCTCGGGCTCACCCGGCTCAGCGAGCTGAACGGCCCCTCCAACGAGGGCTACTGCCCCACCCCGGTCACCCAGAACCGGGGCCGAAGGTGGAGCTCGGCCGACGCCTACCTGCGCCCGGCCAAGGGCCGGCCCAACCTCCACGTGGTCACCGGGGCCACCGTGGACCGGGTGGTGTTCGAGGGCCGGCGCGCGATCGGCATCGAGTACGGTGGCGGGGCCCAGGTCAGGGCCAAGGGCGAGGTCATCCTGTCCGCGGGCGCGATCGGGTCCCCGTACCTGCTGATGCGCTCCGGCGTGGGCGCCCCCGACGAACTGCGCGACGCCGGGGTCACGGTCGTGCGCGAACTGCCCGAGGTCGGCAAGAATCTCCAGGACCACCTTTCGAGCGGCGTGTTCGTCGAGTGCAAGCAGCCGGTGACGCTGACCAAGGCGGAGTCGATCAGCAACCTGCTGCGTTACATTGTGCTGCGCTCCGGCATGCTCACCACGAACGTGGGCGAGGCGGTCGCGTTCATCAGGACCTCGGCCGAGGAGCCCGCTCCCGACATCGAGCTGATCTTCGCGCCCGGGCCGTTCGTCGACCACGGCCTCACCCCGCCGACCGGCCACGGGCTCACCGTCGGGGTCGTGCTGCTGCAGCCGGAGAGCCGCGGCAGGGTCGGGCTCAACGGCCGGGACGTGGTCATCGACCCCGCCTACCTGAGCGCGGAGGCCGACGTCAAACGCCTGGTCGCAGGGCTGAAGACGGCCAAGCAGGTCTTCGCCACGGCCGCGATGAAGCCGTGGGCGGGCGGGCCGATGGCGCCGTACTGGGGGCCGGAGAGCGACGAGGAGCTCGCGCGGTGGGTGCGCGAGCGCGGCGAGACGCTCTACCACCCGGTCGGCACCTGCCGCATGGGGACGGACGACGCCTCCGTGGTCGACCCCTCCCTGCGCGTACGCGGAGTCGAGGGGCTCAGGGTCGCCGACGTGTCGGTGATGCCGACGTTGATCCGCGGTCACACCCATGCCCCGGCTATCATGATCGGCGAAAAGGCAGCCGATCTGATCGGGAAGCACCGGTGA
- a CDS encoding AAA family ATPase, producing MADGYVVITGGPGAGKSTLAEHLASLGFRLQPEAGRAIIRDQVAISGPALPWLDPGLFAELMLSWDLRSYHAASGAGPVVFDRGLVDTIGYLRMLGRTVPPHLHNAARAYRYHRRVFAAPPWPEIYEHDSERRQSLGEAERTYDAVVRAYADYGYSVVTLPRAPVEERAAFLIRAAGWPART from the coding sequence GTGGCGGACGGATACGTCGTCATCACCGGAGGGCCGGGCGCCGGGAAGAGCACCCTGGCCGAGCACCTCGCCTCGCTGGGGTTCCGGCTGCAGCCGGAGGCCGGGCGGGCGATCATCCGGGACCAGGTGGCGATCTCGGGGCCGGCGCTGCCGTGGCTGGACCCGGGGCTGTTCGCCGAGCTGATGCTGTCGTGGGACCTGCGGTCCTACCACGCCGCCTCGGGGGCGGGGCCCGTGGTCTTCGATCGGGGACTGGTCGACACGATCGGATATCTGCGCATGCTGGGGCGTACGGTGCCGCCGCACCTGCACAACGCGGCGCGGGCGTACCGCTATCACCGGCGCGTGTTCGCCGCGCCGCCGTGGCCGGAGATCTACGAGCACGACAGCGAGCGGAGGCAGAGCCTCGGGGAGGCCGAGCGGACGTACGACGCGGTCGTGCGGGCCTACGCGGACTACGGCTATTCGGTGGTCACGCTGCCCCGGGCACCGGTCGAGGAGCGGGCCGCGTTCCTCATCCGCGCGGCCGGCTGGCCGGCACGTACCTGA